TGTATTGGACTTATAGGTCCTGCTCGCCGCAACCTCGAGTGATGGACATCGTCATCGCCGGGGCCGGAATCGGCGGCCTCACCGCCGCGCTAGCCCTGCACGCTCGCGGCATCCGAGCCACAGTGGTGGAATCTGCGCGCGAGCTCGCCGCGCTCGGCGTGGGCATCAACCTGCTTCCACATGCCGTACGCGAGCTGACCCAACTGGGCCTCGGCGAGGATCTGTTGGCAATCTCAGCGACTCCGGCGGTGATCGACTTCTACCGTTCTGACGGCACGCTGCTGTTCCGCGAGCCCCGGGGAATCGAAGGTGGTTACGGCTACCCGCAATGCTCGGTACATCGCGGCCGCCTGCAGATGCTGTTGCTCGACGCGGTGCGGGCTCGGCTCGGATTCGACGCGGTGCGAACCGGCGCCGGCGTGGTGGATTTCGTCGAAACGGCCGACGCCGTGCACGTGCAGACGCGCGCAGGCGATTTCACCGCGGAGCTGTTCGTCGGCGCCGACGGGGTGCACTCGATGGTGCGGCGCAGGCTGCACCGGGGCCCGGATCCACTCGCCTGGTCGGGAGTTCGAATGTTCCGAGGGGCGAGCCGAATGACACCGTTCCTCGACGGTCGCACGATGGCCATCGTCAAGGGCCAATCCGGGGTCGAGCT
The window above is part of the Mycolicibacterium fortuitum subsp. fortuitum genome. Proteins encoded here:
- a CDS encoding FAD-dependent monooxygenase; its protein translation is MDIVIAGAGIGGLTAALALHARGIRATVVESARELAALGVGINLLPHAVRELTQLGLGEDLLAISATPAVIDFYRSDGTLLFREPRGIEGGYGYPQCSVHRGRLQMLLLDAVRARLGFDAVRTGAGVVDFVETADAVHVQTRAGDFTAELFVGADGVHSMVRRRLHRGPDPLAWSGVRMFRGASRMTPFLDGRTMAIVKGQSGVELVIYPIGGDMVNWVLQLPETDPGPLPGDANWNTPADPAAVAAHMSGWHLDWLDTGELVARSPAVFEYPMVDREPLPHWGTQRVTLLGDAAHPMYPVGANGGSQAILDASALADELAAGRGLAGYEAHRVPETAAVVYANREMHVGDPHDLGRVTATYRKNTLADRSSR